The following proteins are co-located in the Canis aureus isolate CA01 chromosome X, VMU_Caureus_v.1.0, whole genome shotgun sequence genome:
- the ZMAT1 gene encoding zinc finger matrin-type protein 1 isoform X7: protein MAQQHYVGKKHKRNEARKKFVDKIREKPLPANSDANAFSMRTYICHICNITFTSLEMFRSHMQGSEHQIKESIVINLVKNSKKTQDSYQDEYADYIKVQKARGPESKTCFRKMEEGSLETRGYREVLDSRSRHRMFKQRLPCETFRTYPGSYNISQTAENQLPHCLPAHSKKTYDSFQDELEDYIKVQKARGLDPKICFRKVRENSMETRGYRESDSGHRQRMFEHRFSLETSQTYQQPYNISPVESQLHHWLPAHSKRTYDSFQDELEDYIKVQKARGLEPKTCFRKISDSSMETHKYKEMVDSRPKHRMLEQKLPFETSQTYTGSYSISQAVENQLPHCLPAHDSKQRLDSMTSCQPIRDYFPEKPVPLSLSQQENNSGPYGVESEVYKHLSSENSTSDHQASHKRRHQKRRRHLEKGEEKPEKEQSKHKRKKSYGDTDLEKDESIRQRKREGDKVSVSSGKLKHRKKKKSHGVPTEKEERKHKKEKKKSVEEKTEEEMLWDESILGF, encoded by the exons CATTTAGTATGAGAACCTACATTTGCCATATTTGTAATATCACCTTTACATCTTTAGAAATGTTCCGGTCCCATATGCAAGGAAGTGAACACCAAATTAA AGAATCCATTGTTATCAATCTAGTGAAGAATTCAAAGAAGACACAAGACTCTTACCAAGATGAATATGCAGATTATATCAAAGTGCAGAAAGCCAGAGGACCAGAGTCCAAGACTTGTTTCAGAAAGATGGAAGAGGGTTCTTTGGAAACCCGTGGGTACAGGGAAGTACTTGATTCCAGATCCAGACATAGAATGTTTAAACAAAGACTCCCATGTGAGACTTTCCGAACATACCCAGGATCATACAATATTTCACAAACAGCAGAAAACCAGTTACCTCATTGCTTACCAGCTCATTCAAAGAAGACCTATGACTCTTTCCAAGATGAATTGGAAGATTATATCAAAGTGCAGAAAGCCAGAGGACTAGATCCAAAGATTTGTTTCAGAAAGGTAAGAGAGAATTCTATGGAAACCCGTGGGTACAGAGAAAGTGATTCTGGACACAGACAAAGAATGTTTGAGCATAGATTTTCACTTGAGACTTCCCAGACCTACCAACAACCATATAATATTTCACCAGTGGAAAGCCAGCTACATCACTGGTTACCAGCTCATTCAAAGAGGACTTATGATTCTTTCCAAGATGAACTTGAAGATTACATCAAAGTGCAGAAAGCCAGAGGACTAGAGCCAAAGACTTGTTTTAGAAAGATTAGTGATAGCTCTATGGAAACCCATAAGTACAAAGAAATGGTTGATTCCAGACCCAAACATAGAATGCTTGAGCAAAAACTCCCATTTGAGACTTCCCAGACCTATAcaggatcatacagtatttcacAAGCAGTGGAAAACCAGTTACCTCATTGCTTACCAGCTCATGACAGCAAACAGAGACTAGACTCTATGACCTCTTGTCAACCCATCAGAGACTATTTCCCAGAAAAACCAGTACCCCTGAGCCTTAGTCAACAAGAAAATAACTCTGGCCCATACGGTGTAGAATCTGAAGTTTACAAACACCTTTCCTCAGAAAACAGTACCAGTGACCATCAAGCAAGTCATAAACGGAGACATCAAAAGAGAAGAAGGCACCTGGAGAAAGGTGaagaaaagccagagaaagagcAGTCCaagcataaaaggaaaaagagttaTGGAGATACTGATCTAGAGAAGGATGAGAGCATCcgacaaaggaaaagagagggagataaagTCAGTGTCAGCTCAGGAAAGCTTAAGCatcgaaaaaagaaaaaaagccatggTGTGCCCACTGAGAAAGAAGAACGTaaacacaagaaagagaaaaagaaatctgttgaAGAAAAGACCGAAGAGGAAATGCTTTGGGATGAATCTATTCTTGGATTTtga
- the ZMAT1 gene encoding zinc finger matrin-type protein 1 isoform X9 — MLLFLKCLFACHNFKTAFSMRTYICHICNITFTSLEMFRSHMQGSEHQIKESIVINLVKNSKKTQDSYQDEYADYIKVQKARGPESKTCFRKMEEGSLETRGYREVLDSRSRHRMFKQRLPCETFRTYPGSYNISQTAENQLPHCLPAHSKKTYDSFQDELEDYIKVQKARGLDPKICFRKVRENSMETRGYRESDSGHRQRMFEHRFSLETSQTYQQPYNISPVESQLHHWLPAHSKRTYDSFQDELEDYIKVQKARGLEPKTCFRKISDSSMETHKYKEMVDSRPKHRMLEQKLPFETSQTYTGSYSISQAVENQLPHCLPAHDSKQRLDSMTSCQPIRDYFPEKPVPLSLSQQENNSGPYGVESEVYKHLSSENSTSDHQASHKRRHQKRRRHLEKGEEKPEKEQSKHKRKKSYGDTDLEKDESIRQRKREGDKVSVSSGKLKHRKKKKSHGVPTEKEERKHKKEKKKSVEEKTEEEMLWDESILGF; from the exons CATTTAGTATGAGAACCTACATTTGCCATATTTGTAATATCACCTTTACATCTTTAGAAATGTTCCGGTCCCATATGCAAGGAAGTGAACACCAAATTAA AGAATCCATTGTTATCAATCTAGTGAAGAATTCAAAGAAGACACAAGACTCTTACCAAGATGAATATGCAGATTATATCAAAGTGCAGAAAGCCAGAGGACCAGAGTCCAAGACTTGTTTCAGAAAGATGGAAGAGGGTTCTTTGGAAACCCGTGGGTACAGGGAAGTACTTGATTCCAGATCCAGACATAGAATGTTTAAACAAAGACTCCCATGTGAGACTTTCCGAACATACCCAGGATCATACAATATTTCACAAACAGCAGAAAACCAGTTACCTCATTGCTTACCAGCTCATTCAAAGAAGACCTATGACTCTTTCCAAGATGAATTGGAAGATTATATCAAAGTGCAGAAAGCCAGAGGACTAGATCCAAAGATTTGTTTCAGAAAGGTAAGAGAGAATTCTATGGAAACCCGTGGGTACAGAGAAAGTGATTCTGGACACAGACAAAGAATGTTTGAGCATAGATTTTCACTTGAGACTTCCCAGACCTACCAACAACCATATAATATTTCACCAGTGGAAAGCCAGCTACATCACTGGTTACCAGCTCATTCAAAGAGGACTTATGATTCTTTCCAAGATGAACTTGAAGATTACATCAAAGTGCAGAAAGCCAGAGGACTAGAGCCAAAGACTTGTTTTAGAAAGATTAGTGATAGCTCTATGGAAACCCATAAGTACAAAGAAATGGTTGATTCCAGACCCAAACATAGAATGCTTGAGCAAAAACTCCCATTTGAGACTTCCCAGACCTATAcaggatcatacagtatttcacAAGCAGTGGAAAACCAGTTACCTCATTGCTTACCAGCTCATGACAGCAAACAGAGACTAGACTCTATGACCTCTTGTCAACCCATCAGAGACTATTTCCCAGAAAAACCAGTACCCCTGAGCCTTAGTCAACAAGAAAATAACTCTGGCCCATACGGTGTAGAATCTGAAGTTTACAAACACCTTTCCTCAGAAAACAGTACCAGTGACCATCAAGCAAGTCATAAACGGAGACATCAAAAGAGAAGAAGGCACCTGGAGAAAGGTGaagaaaagccagagaaagagcAGTCCaagcataaaaggaaaaagagttaTGGAGATACTGATCTAGAGAAGGATGAGAGCATCcgacaaaggaaaagagagggagataaagTCAGTGTCAGCTCAGGAAAGCTTAAGCatcgaaaaaagaaaaaaagccatggTGTGCCCACTGAGAAAGAAGAACGTaaacacaagaaagagaaaaagaaatctgttgaAGAAAAGACCGAAGAGGAAATGCTTTGGGATGAATCTATTCTTGGATTTtga
- the ZMAT1 gene encoding zinc finger matrin-type protein 1 isoform X11: MRTYICHICNITFTSLEMFRSHMQGSEHQIKESIVINLVKNSKKTQDSYQDEYADYIKVQKARGPESKTCFRKMEEGSLETRGYREVLDSRSRHRMFKQRLPCETFRTYPGSYNISQTAENQLPHCLPAHSKKTYDSFQDELEDYIKVQKARGLDPKICFRKVRENSMETRGYRESDSGHRQRMFEHRFSLETSQTYQQPYNISPVESQLHHWLPAHSKRTYDSFQDELEDYIKVQKARGLEPKTCFRKISDSSMETHKYKEMVDSRPKHRMLEQKLPFETSQTYTGSYSISQAVENQLPHCLPAHDSKQRLDSMTSCQPIRDYFPEKPVPLSLSQQENNSGPYGVESEVYKHLSSENSTSDHQASHKRRHQKRRRHLEKGEEKPEKEQSKHKRKKSYGDTDLEKDESIRQRKREGDKVSVSSGKLKHRKKKKSHGVPTEKEERKHKKEKKKSVEEKTEEEMLWDESILGF; encoded by the exons ATGAGAACCTACATTTGCCATATTTGTAATATCACCTTTACATCTTTAGAAATGTTCCGGTCCCATATGCAAGGAAGTGAACACCAAATTAA AGAATCCATTGTTATCAATCTAGTGAAGAATTCAAAGAAGACACAAGACTCTTACCAAGATGAATATGCAGATTATATCAAAGTGCAGAAAGCCAGAGGACCAGAGTCCAAGACTTGTTTCAGAAAGATGGAAGAGGGTTCTTTGGAAACCCGTGGGTACAGGGAAGTACTTGATTCCAGATCCAGACATAGAATGTTTAAACAAAGACTCCCATGTGAGACTTTCCGAACATACCCAGGATCATACAATATTTCACAAACAGCAGAAAACCAGTTACCTCATTGCTTACCAGCTCATTCAAAGAAGACCTATGACTCTTTCCAAGATGAATTGGAAGATTATATCAAAGTGCAGAAAGCCAGAGGACTAGATCCAAAGATTTGTTTCAGAAAGGTAAGAGAGAATTCTATGGAAACCCGTGGGTACAGAGAAAGTGATTCTGGACACAGACAAAGAATGTTTGAGCATAGATTTTCACTTGAGACTTCCCAGACCTACCAACAACCATATAATATTTCACCAGTGGAAAGCCAGCTACATCACTGGTTACCAGCTCATTCAAAGAGGACTTATGATTCTTTCCAAGATGAACTTGAAGATTACATCAAAGTGCAGAAAGCCAGAGGACTAGAGCCAAAGACTTGTTTTAGAAAGATTAGTGATAGCTCTATGGAAACCCATAAGTACAAAGAAATGGTTGATTCCAGACCCAAACATAGAATGCTTGAGCAAAAACTCCCATTTGAGACTTCCCAGACCTATAcaggatcatacagtatttcacAAGCAGTGGAAAACCAGTTACCTCATTGCTTACCAGCTCATGACAGCAAACAGAGACTAGACTCTATGACCTCTTGTCAACCCATCAGAGACTATTTCCCAGAAAAACCAGTACCCCTGAGCCTTAGTCAACAAGAAAATAACTCTGGCCCATACGGTGTAGAATCTGAAGTTTACAAACACCTTTCCTCAGAAAACAGTACCAGTGACCATCAAGCAAGTCATAAACGGAGACATCAAAAGAGAAGAAGGCACCTGGAGAAAGGTGaagaaaagccagagaaagagcAGTCCaagcataaaaggaaaaagagttaTGGAGATACTGATCTAGAGAAGGATGAGAGCATCcgacaaaggaaaagagagggagataaagTCAGTGTCAGCTCAGGAAAGCTTAAGCatcgaaaaaagaaaaaaagccatggTGTGCCCACTGAGAAAGAAGAACGTaaacacaagaaagagaaaaagaaatctgttgaAGAAAAGACCGAAGAGGAAATGCTTTGGGATGAATCTATTCTTGGATTTtga
- the ZMAT1 gene encoding zinc finger matrin-type protein 1 isoform X10 codes for MDYILFCNIHLRTLYAFSMRTYICHICNITFTSLEMFRSHMQGSEHQIKESIVINLVKNSKKTQDSYQDEYADYIKVQKARGPESKTCFRKMEEGSLETRGYREVLDSRSRHRMFKQRLPCETFRTYPGSYNISQTAENQLPHCLPAHSKKTYDSFQDELEDYIKVQKARGLDPKICFRKVRENSMETRGYRESDSGHRQRMFEHRFSLETSQTYQQPYNISPVESQLHHWLPAHSKRTYDSFQDELEDYIKVQKARGLEPKTCFRKISDSSMETHKYKEMVDSRPKHRMLEQKLPFETSQTYTGSYSISQAVENQLPHCLPAHDSKQRLDSMTSCQPIRDYFPEKPVPLSLSQQENNSGPYGVESEVYKHLSSENSTSDHQASHKRRHQKRRRHLEKGEEKPEKEQSKHKRKKSYGDTDLEKDESIRQRKREGDKVSVSSGKLKHRKKKKSHGVPTEKEERKHKKEKKKSVEEKTEEEMLWDESILGF; via the exons CATTTAGTATGAGAACCTACATTTGCCATATTTGTAATATCACCTTTACATCTTTAGAAATGTTCCGGTCCCATATGCAAGGAAGTGAACACCAAATTAA AGAATCCATTGTTATCAATCTAGTGAAGAATTCAAAGAAGACACAAGACTCTTACCAAGATGAATATGCAGATTATATCAAAGTGCAGAAAGCCAGAGGACCAGAGTCCAAGACTTGTTTCAGAAAGATGGAAGAGGGTTCTTTGGAAACCCGTGGGTACAGGGAAGTACTTGATTCCAGATCCAGACATAGAATGTTTAAACAAAGACTCCCATGTGAGACTTTCCGAACATACCCAGGATCATACAATATTTCACAAACAGCAGAAAACCAGTTACCTCATTGCTTACCAGCTCATTCAAAGAAGACCTATGACTCTTTCCAAGATGAATTGGAAGATTATATCAAAGTGCAGAAAGCCAGAGGACTAGATCCAAAGATTTGTTTCAGAAAGGTAAGAGAGAATTCTATGGAAACCCGTGGGTACAGAGAAAGTGATTCTGGACACAGACAAAGAATGTTTGAGCATAGATTTTCACTTGAGACTTCCCAGACCTACCAACAACCATATAATATTTCACCAGTGGAAAGCCAGCTACATCACTGGTTACCAGCTCATTCAAAGAGGACTTATGATTCTTTCCAAGATGAACTTGAAGATTACATCAAAGTGCAGAAAGCCAGAGGACTAGAGCCAAAGACTTGTTTTAGAAAGATTAGTGATAGCTCTATGGAAACCCATAAGTACAAAGAAATGGTTGATTCCAGACCCAAACATAGAATGCTTGAGCAAAAACTCCCATTTGAGACTTCCCAGACCTATAcaggatcatacagtatttcacAAGCAGTGGAAAACCAGTTACCTCATTGCTTACCAGCTCATGACAGCAAACAGAGACTAGACTCTATGACCTCTTGTCAACCCATCAGAGACTATTTCCCAGAAAAACCAGTACCCCTGAGCCTTAGTCAACAAGAAAATAACTCTGGCCCATACGGTGTAGAATCTGAAGTTTACAAACACCTTTCCTCAGAAAACAGTACCAGTGACCATCAAGCAAGTCATAAACGGAGACATCAAAAGAGAAGAAGGCACCTGGAGAAAGGTGaagaaaagccagagaaagagcAGTCCaagcataaaaggaaaaagagttaTGGAGATACTGATCTAGAGAAGGATGAGAGCATCcgacaaaggaaaagagagggagataaagTCAGTGTCAGCTCAGGAAAGCTTAAGCatcgaaaaaagaaaaaaagccatggTGTGCCCACTGAGAAAGAAGAACGTaaacacaagaaagagaaaaagaaatctgttgaAGAAAAGACCGAAGAGGAAATGCTTTGGGATGAATCTATTCTTGGATTTtga